From a region of the Panicum virgatum strain AP13 chromosome 2K, P.virgatum_v5, whole genome shotgun sequence genome:
- the LOC120694390 gene encoding protein EGG APPARATUS-1-like yields MNSTVVADLLLRAAGRVAFAKACAYFLWPAAAPVADVMMKAPGAAGLLISRAASEANPQLYFQLLRHAGVQAAVAAFAA; encoded by the coding sequence ATGAACTCGACCGTGGTCGCTGACCTCCTCCTcagggccgccggccgcgtGGCCTTCGCCAAGGCCTGCGCCTACTTCCtctggccggccgccgctccggtCGCCGACGTGATGATGAAGGCGCCGGGTGCTGCCGGGCTGCTCATCTCGCGGGCGGCGTCCGAGGCCAACCCGCAGCTCTACTTCCAGCTGCTCCGACACGCCGGCGTCCAGGCTGCGGTGGCCGCGTTCGCGGCCTGA